A DNA window from Streptomyces sp. CA-278952 contains the following coding sequences:
- a CDS encoding DUF2786 domain-containing protein, giving the protein MESVIDRACAAALYVAGDAALDTGASLLAAAPEADAEAHRRGEEFVRRAWDRGWHPADLVRFVRHELDERRAALAATLIAAETARYAELPPRWRRQLAELPDPVPRNRPDRFRYAGDLLELYRLLLRLPAIEPVGPPPGAAADHLHRPPAADEPRMLTRIRALLAKAEATGFPEEAEALTTKAQELMARHSIDEALLAARTQSRETPGACRIGVEPPYESAKAILLDAVASANRCRAVWNDDLGFTTVVGFEPDLEAVELLFTSLLVQGAAAMTRAEAGQRAGGRKRTKTFRQAFWMGYAQRLGRRLADGAERATAAADGADAAPAGELLPVLAARDVAVTDAAGRMFPRTTTSRVRGVTDLDGWTHGTEAADRAHTGGTPHRPDGEIMS; this is encoded by the coding sequence ATGGAATCGGTGATCGACCGGGCGTGTGCGGCGGCCCTCTACGTGGCGGGCGACGCCGCCCTCGACACCGGGGCCTCCCTGCTCGCCGCCGCCCCGGAGGCGGACGCGGAGGCGCACCGGCGCGGCGAGGAGTTCGTGCGCCGGGCATGGGACCGGGGCTGGCACCCGGCCGACCTGGTCCGGTTCGTCCGTCATGAGCTGGACGAGCGGCGGGCGGCGCTGGCCGCGACCCTGATCGCCGCCGAGACCGCCCGGTACGCGGAGCTGCCGCCCCGCTGGCGCCGGCAGCTCGCCGAGCTGCCCGACCCCGTGCCGCGCAACCGCCCCGACCGGTTCCGGTACGCGGGTGACCTGCTGGAGCTGTACCGGCTGCTGCTGCGGCTGCCCGCCATCGAACCCGTGGGACCCCCGCCCGGCGCCGCCGCCGACCATCTGCACCGGCCGCCCGCCGCCGACGAGCCCCGCATGCTCACCCGGATCCGGGCGCTGCTGGCGAAGGCGGAGGCGACAGGCTTCCCGGAGGAGGCCGAGGCGCTGACCACCAAGGCCCAGGAGCTGATGGCCCGGCACAGCATCGACGAGGCCCTCCTCGCCGCGCGGACGCAGAGCCGCGAGACCCCGGGCGCCTGCCGGATCGGGGTGGAGCCCCCGTACGAGAGCGCCAAGGCGATCCTGCTCGACGCCGTCGCCTCCGCGAACCGCTGCCGGGCCGTGTGGAACGACGATCTCGGCTTCACCACGGTCGTCGGCTTCGAGCCGGACCTGGAGGCCGTCGAGCTGCTGTTCACCTCGCTGCTCGTCCAGGGGGCGGCCGCGATGACCCGGGCGGAGGCCGGGCAGCGCGCCGGGGGACGCAAGCGGACCAAGACCTTCCGGCAGGCGTTCTGGATGGGGTACGCCCAGCGGCTCGGCCGCCGGCTCGCCGACGGCGCCGAGCGGGCCACGGCGGCGGCCGACGGCGCGGACGCGGCCCCGGCCGGTGAGCTGCTGCCGGTGCTGGCCGCCCGGGACGTCGCGGTCACCGACGCCGCCGGGCGGATGTTCCCGAGGACCACCACGTCACGGGTCCGCGGCGTCACCGACCTGGACGGCTGGACGCACGGCACCGAGGCCGCCGACCGGGCCCACACCGGCGGCACGCCCCACCGACCCGATGGCGAAATCATGTCCTAA